In the Verrucomicrobiia bacterium genome, one interval contains:
- the rplC gene encoding 50S ribosomal protein L3, with translation MKALLGTKVGMTQILSDDGVAIPVTLIQAGPCTVTQVKTVEKDGYNAVQIGYGEGKKLSNAVAGHVKAANVSPKVIREIRVDNLPEEVKVGDTINVTNFALGENVNVTGTSKGKGFAGTVKRHNFNTSKKTHGGNGNVRKPGSIGSMYPQKVFKGKRMAGRMGHDKVTVKNLTVAFVDVEHNLIGLKGAVPGPRRGIVTIGGKA, from the coding sequence ATGAAAGCACTTCTCGGTACCAAAGTTGGTATGACCCAGATCCTTAGCGATGATGGTGTTGCAATTCCTGTAACGCTCATTCAAGCTGGCCCTTGTACTGTGACTCAGGTAAAAACCGTCGAAAAAGACGGCTATAATGCAGTACAAATTGGGTATGGTGAGGGTAAGAAACTGAGCAATGCCGTGGCTGGCCATGTGAAAGCCGCAAACGTATCTCCGAAAGTTATTCGTGAGATCCGTGTCGATAATCTGCCTGAAGAGGTAAAGGTCGGCGATACTATTAACGTAACGAATTTCGCGCTGGGTGAAAATGTCAATGTCACCGGCACGAGCAAGGGTAAGGGTTTCGCTGGTACTGTTAAGCGGCACAACTTCAATACCAGCAAGAAAACCCACGGTGGTAACGGCAATGTTCGCAAGCCAGGCTCAATCGGTTCAATGTATCCGCAAAAAGTCTTTAAAGGCAAGCGGATGGCTGGCCGTATGGGTCACGACAAAGTAACAGTTAAGAACTTAACGGTTGCATTTGTTGACGTTGAGCACAACCTTATTGGTCTAAAAGGTGCCGTACCTGGTCCTCGTCGCGGAATCGTAACAATTGGAGGTAAAGCGTAA
- the rplD gene encoding 50S ribosomal protein L4 encodes MAEVKTTLPESVFAVDVPNHELLKLAYDAYLANARLASATTKTRGEISGGGKKPYRQKGTGRARTGSIRNPLWRGGGTVFGPLGNENYKKKLSTTAKRTAVRQALTLAKQADKIVIAEISTTGKTKEVAAFLKDNNANRRVLIVVDEKTPELLRATANIENVVLVRATYLTVFHVLNADTIIMSSSAVKAIEAWLGGNA; translated from the coding sequence ATGGCTGAAGTTAAAACTACTTTACCAGAAAGCGTGTTTGCCGTTGACGTTCCGAACCACGAGCTGCTGAAACTGGCGTACGACGCCTACCTAGCAAATGCACGGCTCGCAAGCGCTACCACGAAAACTCGTGGTGAAATAAGTGGCGGTGGTAAAAAACCCTATCGCCAAAAAGGCACCGGTCGCGCCCGTACTGGTTCGATCCGCAACCCACTATGGCGTGGTGGTGGCACGGTCTTCGGTCCACTTGGTAACGAAAATTATAAGAAGAAGCTTTCGACAACTGCAAAACGAACAGCAGTTCGTCAAGCTCTGACACTTGCAAAGCAAGCAGACAAGATTGTCATTGCCGAGATCAGTACTACTGGAAAAACCAAAGAGGTAGCAGCGTTTCTAAAAGACAACAATGCTAATCGTCGTGTGCTTATCGTTGTCGACGAAAAAACTCCAGAGTTATTGCGAGCAACAGCCAACATTGAAAATGTTGTACTCGTAAGAGCGACCTACCTAACTGTTTTCCACGTACTCAATGCAGATACTATCATCATGAGTTCAAGCGCGGTGAAGGCTATTGAAGCTTGGCTAGGAGGAAATGCGTAA
- a CDS encoding 50S ribosomal protein L23 — MTVISLIPRMSEKAYGSAQNNTYVFSVPVSANKQQIAQAVAEQYKVEVSDVHTLVSKGKVVRFSRGTRRMPGTAQRKDTKKAYVTLVEGSSIKIFDEADTKETK, encoded by the coding sequence ATGACTGTTATAAGTCTTATCCCCCGCATGAGCGAGAAGGCATACGGATCTGCCCAAAATAACACCTATGTATTTAGCGTGCCCGTATCGGCCAACAAGCAGCAAATTGCTCAAGCCGTTGCCGAACAGTACAAGGTTGAAGTGAGTGACGTACATACACTTGTGTCAAAAGGCAAGGTAGTCCGTTTTTCACGAGGCACCCGTCGTATGCCTGGCACCGCTCAGCGAAAAGATACTAAAAAGGCCTATGTTACTTTGGTCGAAGGTAGCAGCATTAAGATTTTTGACGAAGCCGATACTAAGGAGACCAAGTAA
- the rplB gene encoding 50S ribosomal protein L2 — protein MAIKAYKPTTPGRRGMTSQDFSDITTRKPLKSLVVIKKSTAGRNNTGRITTRHRGGGVKRFYRILNHRLAPGTIATVEHIEYDPNRSARIARIKDQHGLYHYIIADTNMQIGTKVTSGEGAAVEASNRLSLSAIPTGTQIYNIELQPGKGGQAVRAAGAKAQLMAKEGDYALVRMPSGEVRRFRVECMATIGVVGNIQHQNVKIGSAGRKRRMGIRPTVRGVVMNAVDHPHGGGDGGRHGSGKPPRTPWGQLTLGFRTRRRKYSNNMIARSRHEAKRRKK, from the coding sequence ATGGCGATTAAAGCATACAAACCAACCACGCCAGGACGACGTGGTATGACAAGCCAGGACTTTTCGGATATTACTACACGTAAACCGTTGAAAAGCCTAGTAGTCATCAAAAAATCGACCGCTGGTCGAAATAACACTGGTCGAATTACAACTCGTCACCGCGGTGGTGGTGTAAAACGGTTTTACCGCATCTTAAACCATCGGCTTGCACCTGGTACGATTGCCACCGTTGAGCACATCGAATACGACCCAAATCGCAGCGCGCGCATTGCTCGTATCAAAGATCAACACGGTTTGTACCACTACATCATTGCTGACACTAATATGCAGATCGGCACAAAGGTCACCAGTGGTGAAGGTGCAGCCGTCGAAGCAAGTAACCGTTTATCGCTTAGCGCAATTCCAACCGGTACTCAGATTTACAACATCGAGCTACAGCCCGGTAAGGGTGGTCAAGCCGTTCGCGCAGCTGGCGCAAAAGCCCAACTTATGGCAAAAGAAGGTGACTATGCACTGGTACGCATGCCAAGCGGTGAAGTTCGCCGCTTCCGCGTAGAATGTATGGCAACCATCGGTGTCGTGGGCAACATTCAACATCAGAACGTTAAAATCGGTTCTGCTGGTCGCAAACGCCGTATGGGTATCCGCCCAACTGTCCGTGGTGTCGTCATGAATGCCGTCGATCACCCGCATGGTGGTGGTGATGGTGGTCGCCATGGTTCTGGTAAACCGCCACGAACACCATGGGGTCAATTGACTCTCGGTTTCCGCACCCGACGCCGTAAATATAGTAATAACATGATCGCAAGAAGCCGCCATGAAGCAAAGAGGAGGAAGAAGTAA
- the rpsS gene encoding 30S ribosomal protein S19, whose product MSRSLKKGPYIDFKLAKKVAALGNDDRTLIKTWARASTITPEMVNRTIAVHNGRLHVPVYVTEMMVGHKLGEFAPTRKFRKHGGKEKR is encoded by the coding sequence ATGAGCCGTTCTCTTAAAAAAGGCCCATACATTGATTTCAAGCTCGCGAAAAAAGTTGCGGCGCTTGGAAACGACGATCGAACCTTGATTAAAACCTGGGCTCGAGCAAGCACGATCACCCCAGAAATGGTGAACCGAACCATTGCCGTACATAATGGCCGTTTACATGTCCCTGTGTACGTCACCGAAATGATGGTTGGTCATAAGCTTGGTGAATTTGCTCCTACCCGTAAGTTCCGTAAGCACGGCGGTAAGGAGAAGAGATAA
- the rplV gene encoding 50S ribosomal protein L22 — MTEVKDVRAIAKGVTLAPRKVSLVASLVRGRSVADALVILQHTPKRAALPLAKAIASAKANAVTTHGLSEKTLIIKALQVTAGPRLKRFRPAARGQALPYQKRTSHIHVVVTGDVKPKKAVAKAEKATSKESK; from the coding sequence ATGACCGAAGTGAAAGATGTTCGCGCAATTGCTAAAGGGGTAACATTGGCGCCTCGCAAGGTGTCGTTGGTTGCCAGCCTGGTGCGTGGTCGCAGTGTGGCTGACGCACTTGTCATCCTACAGCATACTCCAAAGCGAGCTGCGCTTCCATTAGCAAAAGCTATCGCTAGTGCTAAAGCTAATGCCGTCACCACCCATGGTTTGAGCGAAAAAACACTGATAATTAAAGCTTTGCAAGTGACAGCTGGACCTCGCCTTAAGCGCTTCCGCCCAGCTGCTCGTGGCCAAGCTTTGCCGTATCAAAAACGAACCAGCCACATTCATGTAGTAGTGACCGGTGATGTGAAACCTAAGAAAGCTGTAGCCAAAGCTGAAAAAGCTACAAGCAAGGAGAGCAAGTAA
- the rpsC gene encoding 30S ribosomal protein S3, with product MGQKVNPINMRLQVNKDWRSRWFANKREFAIWLAQDAAVRALIEKKFASRPTINKIEIERSANLATITIHTAKAGVVIGRGGAGVQDLKAQIEKIVDMQVRVNIEEVKRPELAAKLVAENIAHQLERRINFRRAVKMTAQNTMTAGAKGVRIEVAGRLNGAEMSRREKEIRGSVPLHTLRADIDYHLATARTPTGIIGVKVWIYKGERA from the coding sequence ATGGGACAAAAAGTCAACCCCATCAACATGCGCCTGCAAGTAAATAAAGACTGGCGATCACGCTGGTTTGCTAACAAGCGCGAATTCGCTATCTGGTTAGCGCAGGACGCCGCGGTACGCGCGCTGATCGAAAAGAAATTTGCTTCACGGCCTACCATTAACAAGATCGAGATCGAGCGATCGGCTAACCTGGCAACTATTACGATCCACACGGCAAAAGCCGGTGTCGTCATTGGCCGCGGTGGTGCAGGTGTCCAAGACCTAAAAGCCCAGATCGAAAAAATTGTTGATATGCAGGTTCGCGTTAACATCGAAGAGGTGAAACGGCCAGAATTAGCCGCTAAATTAGTAGCTGAGAACATCGCTCACCAACTCGAACGACGCATTAACTTCCGACGTGCTGTTAAGATGACCGCTCAGAACACCATGACCGCCGGCGCCAAAGGCGTGCGAATCGAGGTCGCCGGTCGTTTGAACGGCGCTGAAATGAGCCGTCGCGAAAAAGAAATCCGCGGTAGTGTCCCACTACACACACTCCGCGCTGACATAGATTACCATTTAGCAACAGCCCGAACTCCTACCGGCATCATTGGTGTCAAGGTATGGATTTATAAGGGCGAGCGCGCCTAA
- the rplP gene encoding 50S ribosomal protein L16 → MLLPKKTKFRKVRKGKNDGIATAGNYIAFGDFAIQSLSNERITSRQIESARQAMTRYIKRGGKIWIRIFPHTPVTRKPQDVKMGSGKGNPEFFVAKVKAGTVMFEMKGVSEEIAREAMRLASHKLPVRTRFIKREEA, encoded by the coding sequence ATGTTATTACCAAAGAAAACCAAATTCCGCAAAGTACGAAAAGGCAAGAATGATGGCATCGCTACCGCCGGCAATTACATTGCTTTTGGTGATTTTGCCATTCAAAGCCTCAGCAACGAGCGCATTACAAGTCGACAAATCGAATCAGCTCGTCAAGCGATGACTCGCTACATCAAGCGCGGTGGTAAAATCTGGATCCGAATTTTTCCGCACACTCCAGTCACCCGTAAACCCCAGGACGTTAAGATGGGCAGCGGTAAAGGTAACCCTGAGTTCTTTGTCGCAAAAGTAAAAGCCGGAACTGTCATGTTTGAAATGAAAGGCGTCAGCGAAGAAATTGCTCGTGAAGCAATGCGCCTTGCAAGCCACAAGTTGCCAGTTCGAACGCGATTCATCAAACGGGAGGAAGCCTAA
- the rpmC gene encoding 50S ribosomal protein L29 — MASIKELRDKTVEELRAELRAKQLEQVELKRSHAAGEVANPRQLTKIRREIAQLATLINEAAQSTEENA, encoded by the coding sequence ATGGCCTCAATTAAAGAACTAAGAGATAAAACAGTCGAAGAACTGCGGGCTGAACTTCGCGCAAAACAACTCGAGCAGGTTGAATTGAAGCGTTCGCACGCCGCGGGTGAAGTAGCAAATCCTCGACAGCTGACCAAAATTCGTCGAGAAATCGCTCAACTTGCGACCCTCATTAACGAAGCAGCGCAATCGACAGAGGAGAATGCATAA
- the rpsQ gene encoding 30S ribosomal protein S17 yields MAKKVIGTVTSDVQDKTIVVTATRRVTHPVYGKQSTKTQKYAADDPKNEAHVGDLVEISEIPPKSKNKTWKLDRIIETGHGSIELVEETA; encoded by the coding sequence ATGGCAAAGAAAGTTATCGGAACTGTCACTTCTGACGTGCAAGATAAAACCATTGTAGTCACTGCAACGCGCCGTGTCACACATCCAGTGTACGGCAAGCAAAGCACCAAGACCCAGAAGTATGCAGCCGACGATCCTAAAAATGAAGCTCACGTTGGTGACTTGGTTGAAATCAGCGAAATCCCACCAAAGAGCAAGAATAAGACCTGGAAACTTGACCGGATTATTGAAACTGGTCACGGTTCAATTGAACTTGTCGAGGAGACTGCGTAA
- the rplN gene encoding 50S ribosomal protein L14, whose protein sequence is MIQQESRLKVADNSGAKEILCIRVLGGTGRRYAGVGDIIVASVKQASPTGTVKKKSVVKAVIVRTSDTIQRKDGSTIKFDENAAVIINDDKQPRATRVFGPIPRELRDLGYSKIISLAPEVL, encoded by the coding sequence ATGATACAGCAAGAATCACGCCTCAAAGTCGCTGATAACAGTGGCGCAAAGGAAATCTTATGCATTCGTGTATTAGGTGGTACAGGACGTCGTTACGCAGGCGTTGGTGACATTATCGTTGCCTCAGTAAAGCAAGCTAGTCCAACCGGTACAGTGAAGAAAAAGTCTGTTGTTAAAGCAGTTATAGTGCGCACCAGCGACACGATCCAGCGCAAAGATGGCAGTACTATCAAATTCGACGAGAATGCCGCGGTTATCATCAATGATGACAAGCAGCCTCGCGCAACCCGCGTTTTCGGCCCGATCCCGCGCGAGCTCCGCGATCTTGGCTACAGCAAGATAATCAGCCTAGCACCGGAGGTACTTTAA
- the rplX gene encoding 50S ribosomal protein L24, translating into MAANQSIKKIKKDDIVKIMAGAHKGKTGKVLAVVTKEQGVLIEGIGKMKRNIKPNQLNPRGGTKEIHVPIPVSKVALVVDEKSAATSRIGFVMKDGKKIRVARQAKNKEIK; encoded by the coding sequence ATGGCAGCAAACCAATCGATTAAAAAGATCAAAAAAGACGATATCGTCAAAATCATGGCAGGTGCCCACAAGGGCAAAACCGGTAAGGTGCTCGCCGTAGTGACCAAAGAACAAGGTGTCTTGATTGAAGGCATTGGTAAAATGAAACGCAACATTAAGCCAAACCAGCTCAATCCGCGAGGGGGCACGAAAGAAATTCACGTGCCGATTCCAGTGAGCAAGGTCGCTTTGGTTGTTGACGAAAAAAGCGCCGCTACCAGCCGCATCGGTTTTGTTATGAAGGACGGCAAGAAAATCCGCGTCGCGCGTCAAGCTAAGAATAAGGAGATTAAGTAA
- the rplE gene encoding 50S ribosomal protein L5, with translation MATKSISPAAPRLKQLYNERLVAELKKELELDNVHQVPRLEKIVISSGIGKHKDDKRYYEVVTNTLTKITGQKPVDRMARKSIASFKIRAGMNRIGVSVTLRGARMYEFLDRLVNVGLPRVRDFHGVGAKGFDRSGNYSLGIVEQSIFPELNFEDTQVLHGLQVTFVFRSQKPKHTRLLLEKFGVPFEKGGKR, from the coding sequence ATGGCTACCAAGAGTATCAGCCCCGCCGCTCCGCGACTGAAACAGCTCTACAATGAGCGTTTGGTAGCTGAGCTTAAGAAAGAACTAGAACTCGATAATGTACATCAGGTGCCACGCCTTGAGAAGATTGTTATCAGTTCGGGCATCGGAAAGCATAAAGACGACAAGCGATACTATGAAGTTGTCACGAATACACTCACCAAAATTACAGGTCAAAAACCTGTTGACCGCATGGCACGAAAGAGCATTGCGAGCTTCAAGATTCGAGCAGGCATGAACCGGATTGGCGTCAGCGTCACGCTTCGCGGCGCACGTATGTACGAATTTCTTGATCGCCTAGTGAATGTTGGACTGCCGCGCGTTCGTGACTTCCATGGTGTGGGCGCTAAAGGATTTGACCGCAGCGGTAATTATAGCCTCGGTATTGTTGAACAATCTATCTTTCCCGAGCTCAACTTCGAGGACACCCAGGTGCTCCATGGCCTTCAGGTGACGTTTGTCTTCCGCAGCCAGAAGCCAAAACATACCCGTCTGCTATTAGAAAAATTTGGCGTACCATTTGAAAAAGGAGGTAAGCGCTAA
- the rpsN gene encoding 30S ribosomal protein S14, translating to MAKKSMIARDLKRQKLIKKYAQKRAELKAAGDQEGLAKLPLNSSPTRWKNRDALTGRPRGYFRRFGLSRISFRELASRGEVPGVTKSSW from the coding sequence ATGGCTAAAAAATCCATGATTGCCCGTGACCTTAAACGGCAAAAATTAATTAAAAAATACGCACAAAAACGCGCTGAGCTCAAAGCAGCTGGCGATCAAGAAGGCTTAGCTAAGCTACCACTTAACTCAAGTCCTACTCGCTGGAAAAACCGCGACGCTCTTACGGGTCGTCCTCGTGGTTACTTCCGCCGATTTGGTCTGAGCCGCATTAGCTTCCGTGAACTTGCCAGTCGAGGCGAGGTACCTGGTGTCACAAAGAGTAGTTGGTAA